A window of the Ogataea parapolymorpha DL-1 chromosome V, whole genome shotgun sequence genome harbors these coding sequences:
- a CDS encoding Protein SIP5 produces MGNTPAKETRSPSGSFSKDNVASPKSLVGLSKRKKERDREKRRQKEQHMLDLIVRYQENVDGDYLAPYGNYKDGLNYKTDVVRELIIERKLAPFYTPLEDFDENWTDSELLSRLKRLKLHAPTSESFLDEDEDPDDHKIHQSASSMRRKEHKAFKRHLSEMSIKFQRDAESRFTRDKSVSESGIKSYPNIPSDDLLLTLYRNAVECPICFLYYPPNLNLSRCCVQPICTECFVQLKRLDPHPPHDEGAAPNTSSDSEKIAEELISEPVNCPFCAMSDFGVTYSPPNLWTGIGGRPPRDFNFIPHVIHEDPETNQGPSRSREYQRKASLSYAMTKSHSASGTPPKKSTIFSEYRTNQGQKSFEDSVSINSKNSDNSSQTKNVEGFDPARRRRGSLPATAPGVITVDLIHPDWEQKLLNAKSKLARRSAAATALHASSLIYDRDESQHTYTSRLERSYRRSDSSNGNDHNSHTSIEERMIEEALKLSLLDEEERKLKERLKR; encoded by the coding sequence ATGGGCAATACACCAGCGAAAGAAACACGTTCTCCATCGGGATCCTTTTCAAAAGACAATGTAGCATCGCCCAAATCTCTGGTCGGCTTGTCTaaaagaaagaaagagagaGATAGGGAAAAACGAAGACAAAAGGAACAGCATATGCTGGATCTAATTGTTCGCTATCAGGAGAATGTAGATGGAGACTATCTAGCACCATATGGAAACTATAAAGATGGTCTGAATTATAAAACAGATGTTGTTCGAGAATTGATAATTGAGAGAAAGCTCGCTCCATTTTATACACCATTGGAAgattttgacgaaaacTGGACAGACAGTGAACTTCTCAGTCGCCTCAAGCGCCTGAAACTACATGCACCAACAAGTGAGTCATTTTTggatgaggatgaagatCCAGATGATCATAAAATACATCAAAGTGCTAGTTCCATGCGAAGAAAAGAACATAAGGCATTCAAACGTCATCTTTCCGAAATGTCAATAAAGTTCCAGCGTGATGCAGAGTCTCGATTTACTAGAGACAAATCAGTGAGTGAAAGCGGGATCAAAAGTTATCCGAACATCCCCTCAGACGACCTTCTGTTGACGCTATACCGGAACGCTGTTGAATGTCCCATATGTTTTCTTTATTACCCTCCGAACCTCAATTTGTCGAGATGTTGTGTTCAACCAATATGTACGGAATGTTTTGTTCAATTGAAACGCTTAGATCCACATCCACCTCACGACGAAGGAGCTGCGCCTAATACTTCGAGTGATTCGGAGAAAATTGCTGAAGAGCTTATTAGCGAGCCAGTGAATTGTCCGTTCTGTGCAATGTCTGATTTTGGCGTGACTTACTCGCCGCCTAACCTATGGACTGGTATCGGCGGACGACCGCCGAGAGATTTCAATTTTATACCACATGTGATTCACGAAGATCCCGAAACCAACCAGGGTCCTAGTCGTTCTCGCGAATATCAAAGGAAAGCTTCTCTTAGCTATGCGATGACGAAGTCTCACTCTGCATCAGGCACTCCACCTAAAAAGTCTACTATATTCTCGGAGTACAGGACGAACCAAGGTCAAAAGAGTTTTGAGGACTCAGTGTCCATAAATTCTAAGAATAGTGATAATAGTTCTCAAACCAAAAACGTTGAAGGTTTTGATCCTGCAcggagaagaagaggtTCTCTGCCTGCGACGGCGCCTGGAGTAATAACAGTGGACCTCATCCATCCTGATTGGGAGCAGAAATTACTGAATGCGAAATCAAAACTGGCAAGGagatctgctgctgcaactGCTTTGCATGCGTCATCTTTAATCTATGACCGAGATGAATCTCAGCATACGTATACGAGCAGGCTCGAAAGGTCGTACCGGAGAAGCGATAGCTCAAATGGGAATGATCACAATAGTCATACAAGCATTGAAGAAAGAATGATAGAAGAAGCTCTCAAGTTGTCATTGcttgacgaagaagaaagaaagTTGAAAGAGCGTTTGAAGAGATAA
- a CDS encoding DNA-directed RNA polymerases I, II, and III subunit RPABC1, with product MDDIERTTSRLWRAYRTVKEMVRDRGYYITQEEIDISLDQFREKICDSMGMPQRKLMSFQANASQEAAEKYGDLGPLWVEFCDEPSVGITTMKNFCQHIADKNFATGIFIYQQNMTPSATKAIAVAEPAIIETFQEADIIVNITHHELVPKHIRLSTEEKKELLARYRLKESQLPRIQREDPVARYLGLRRGQVVKIIRRSETSGRYASYRICL from the coding sequence ATGGATGACATTGAACGCACTACCTCTCGATTATGGAGGGCTTACAGGACTGTGAAGGAAATGGTGAGAGACCGTGGGTATTACATAACACAAGAGGAAATTGATATTTCTCTTGACCAATTCAGAGAAAAGATATGTGATTCCATGGGAATGCCACAAAGAAAACTTATGTCATTTCAAGCAAATGCTTctcaagaagctgcagagAAATATGGAGACTTGGGACCATTATGGGTTGAATTCTGCGATGAGCCTTCTGTTGGAATAACTACTATGAAGAATTTCTGCCAGCATATCGCAGACAAGAATTTTGCCACTGGTATTTTTATCTATCAGCAGAACATGACTCCTTCGGCCACAAAAGCGATCGCGGTTGCGGAACCAGCCATTATCGAGACATTTCAGGAAGCCGACATCATAGTCAACATTACTCACCACGAATTAGTTCCCAAACATATCAGACTGTCAActgaggagaaaaaagaattGTTGGCGCGGTATAGATTAAAAGAATCTCAATTACCCAGAATTCAAAGAGAAGATCCTGTTGCTCGATACTTGGGACTCCGTCGGGGACAGGTTGTGAAGATTATTAGAAGATCCGAGACGTCTGGAAGATACGCATCCTACAGAATTTGTCTTTAA
- a CDS encoding 2,5-diamino-6-ribosylamino-4(3H)-pyrimidinone 5'-phosphate reductase produces the protein MAPLPPLTESLIPFLDPYLPRKVPITLLNKAETDENPPFITLTFAQSIDSRISSSPGVRTSISHLETKTMTHYLRSKHDAILVGIGTFLADDPSLNCRFKINDDDPNHLIRPVIIDPTFKLGPFYENSKLRQAYLEKKGLPPIVLVKLSTIKSNPEIESFCNHHDIVLLPLESEPASRFQWMVVFRELKKRSIRSVMVEGGASVINSLLLSRDSSSGKPLINSLIITIGPVFLGKSGVEVSPCKELRLIDVSWWTGVQDSVICSHLN, from the coding sequence ATGGCGCCATTACCTCCACTGACAGAATCTCTTATTCCTTTTTTAGATCCATACCTGCCACGAAAAGTTCCGATAACATTACTAAATAAAGCCGAAACTGATGAAAATCCTCCGTTTATTACTTTAACATTTGCACAATCCATCGATTCAAGGATCAGTAGCTCTCCTGGCGTCAGAACTTCGATTTCGCATCTAGAAACTAAAACTATGACCCATTATCTACGATCGAAGCACGACGCCATACTCGTTGGAATCGGTACTTTCCTGGCTGATGATCCAAGTCTGAATTGCCGTTTCAAGATAAATGATGACGACCCGAATCATTTGATAAGACCTGTCATTATTGACCCCACATTCAAACTGGGCCCTTTTTATGAAAATTCTAAACTCAGACAAGCTtacttggagaaaaaaggTCTTCCGCCAATTGTTTTAGTGAAATTGTCCACAATAAAATCAAACCCCGAAATCGAGAGCTTTTGCAATCACCATGATATTGTGCTACTTCCATTGGAGAGTGAGCCAGCATCCAGATTTCAATGGATGGTAGTTTTCAGAGAATTGAAGAAGCGATCCATCAGGTCAGTCATGGTTGAAGGAGGCGCATCGGTAATTAACAGTTTGCTATTATCCAGAGATTCGAGTAGTGGGAAGCCTCTGATTAATTCATTAATAATAACCATCGGTCCAGTTTTCTTGGGCAAATCAGGAGTTGAAGTGTCCCCTTGTAAAGAACTCCGCCTTATAGACGTATCTTGGTGGACCGGGGTGCAGGATTCTGTGATATGTAGTCACCTGAACTGA
- a CDS encoding Nitrogen regulatory protein GLN3 produces MESNSIWDIYMSAKNILPLYPRIENRNLREENMKIQQELCAKPGDKSQRQLNGTALTPCSNSHVSSSPIAMKNYQSYSCKQELTKNAVGEGFSSDSNMSCSNLITPPSDLQTSVQPATSSPATNSNFVTPISMSESPKGAQSKKTRELNDMLQLNLDDLLDLRNDRTLFCDHDPELFKKYPGTLSNNLNQFKSSPSVSSQNMTVFSQKSEGFGRNSLDSKSQSSSAEWDNSISLASNPKDIGVTRQAPDSRQSHSDRFSVTPPSKPLSKCFNCGTTKTPLWRRDSQGNTLCNACGLFQKLHGTMRPLSLKTDIIKKRNSKRQSFSQIQQGTIFNKQFGISPSTTTTQQKMAFQGSPQTLTNSEMLGALQASTLQASIHPSLIANQNVILSQNHADSSNYIQRSSMDSSYDNQNVPHLGSQPGHFYHSAGNKHAVPSVNNSRSRNVPILPKPSNRFPQSLSNPNTPLATTPIAPHSPTGYSPTNSGSLLYSVNHSQPQDIPRFKRLKSRSCLSAVSDASSPPSAPMLSNFSSRQGSIPNNLYHDIQAKRGIVSQESFTDDASVRLNSVVDGDINFGRSKYYKHASYDPSIVDSKDESCTFKDLDWLKFDV; encoded by the coding sequence ATGGAATCCAATTCAATATGGGACATATACATGTCAGCCAAAAATATATTGCCACTCTATCCTAGAATCGAAAACAGAAATTTGAGGGAAGAGAACATGAAAATACAACAGGAGCTTTGTGCCAAGCCGGGTGATAAAAGCCAAAGGCAGCTTAACGGAACTGCCCTTACTCCATGTTCAAACTCACATGTTTCCTCTTCACCTATCGCAATGAAGAATTATCAAAGCTACAGTTGCAAGCAAGAGCTTACAAAGAATGCTGTCGGAGAAGGATTTTCATCCGATAGCAACATGAGTTGTTCTAATTTGATAACACCGCCAAGTGACCTTCAAACCAGCGTTCAGCCTGcaacttcttcaccagcaacgAATTCAAATTTTGTCACACCTATATCTATGTCTGAAAGCCCCAAAGGTGCGCAGAGTAAAAAGACGAGGGAGCTGAATGATATGTTACAACTGAACTTAGATGATTTGTTGGACCTTAGGAACGACAGAACACTTTTTTGTGATCATGATCCTGAACTATTCAAAAAGTACCCTGGCACACTTTCGAACAATCTAAACCAGTTCAAGTCATCGCCGTCCGTTTCATCACAAAATATGACCGTTTTCTCGCAAAAATCAGAAGGTTTCGGAAGAAACTCTTTGGATTCAAAGTCACAATCCTCGAGTGCTGAATGGGACAACTCGATTTCTTTAGCATCCAACCCTAAAGATATTGGCGTGACCAGACAGGCACCCGATAGTCGACAAAGTCATTCAGATAGATTTTCTGTTACTCCTCCATCGAAGCCTCTCTCCAAGTGTTTCAATTGTGGGACTACTAAAACCCCTCTTTGGCGAAGAGACTCCCAGGGCAATACTCTTTGTAACGCATGTGGCTTattccaaaagctccacGGTACCATGAGACCTTTATCACTAAAGACggacatcatcaagaagcGAAATTCGAAGCGGCAATCCTTTAGCCAAATCCAACAGGGAACTATATTCAACAAGCAATTTGGTATTAGTCCTTCGACCACTACAACGCAACAGAAAATGGCTTTTCAAGGTAGTCCACAAACGCTGACCAATTCTGAGATGCTTGGGGCGCTTCAAGCAAGCACACTTCAAGCAAGCATTCACCCTAGTTTGATTGCCAATCAAAATGTGATCTTGTCTCAGAACCACGCTGACTCATCGAACTATATTCAGAGGTCAAGTATGGATTCGTCATACGACAATCAAAATGTCCCTCATCTTGGATCACAACCTGGGCACTTTTATCATTCAGCAGGAAATAAACATGCAGTTCCCTCGGTTAACAACAGTCGATCAAGAAATGTCCCAATTCTCCCTAAACCGTCCAACAGATTTCCGCAATCACTTTCGAATCCAAATACTCCATTAGCAACCACTCCTATCGCTCCTCACTCTCCAACAGGTTATTCTCCGACAAACTCAGGATCGCTCCTTTACTCTGTGAATCATTCTCAGCCTCAAGACATACCACGATTTAAGAGGCTCAAATCCAGGAGTTGTCTgtctgctgtttctgatgCATCATCTCCTCCTTCGGCACCCATGCTTTCTAACTTTTCATCCAGACAAGGGTCTATCCCCAACAACCTCTATCACGACATACAGGCCAAACGAGGGATTGTTAGTCAGGAATCATTTACTGATGATGCTTCAGTCCGCTTGAATTCTGTGGTTGATGGCGATATCAACTTTGGGAGATCTAAATATTACAAACACGCGTCTTATGATCCGTCTATCGTCGACTCTAAAGATGAAAGTTGCACGTTCAAAGATCTCGATTGGTTGAAGTTTGATGTTTAA
- a CDS encoding DNA N-glycosylase and apurinic/apyrimidinic (AP) lyase involved in base excision repair — translation MVLKKIKDELGPSLYFTERQTRRSRLTASPSKVSTIDETNDAKEIYEYESKELLSISPQSNKHHDVMNSKRRRSQVKTESDSKDLIAAVKIKKQRVSRATSTETLPTQPPPHFWPMYNEIKKMRSRIKAPVDEMGCANVATTVSGLSEGKVYRFQCLISLMLSSQTKDEVNFQVMKILQDYFISKGYEHGLSLEAILDIDELVLDQLIYKVGFHRRKATYIKQTANILHEKYNGEIPRTIEEITSFPGVGPKMGFLLLQIAWNINTGIGVDTHMQRMAKIFKWVPASKNMSPEYVRRCFESMLWDHKEEWSRINPILVGFGQVVCLPQRPRCDVCTLSRTGICPAVDKALLKKADMDKQNGIKIDSKSRGDLSNLIKDIEDLR, via the coding sequence ATGgtgttgaaaaagatcaaAGACGAGCTTGGTCCCAGCCTGTACTTTACCGAAAGGCaaacaaggagatcaagacTGACTGCTAGTCCATCAAAAGTTTCGACTATTGATGAGACTAATGATGCGAAAGAAATATATGAATATGAGAGCAAAGAATTGTTAAGCATTTCACCACAATCAAACAAGCATCACGATGTAATGAACAGCAAGCGTAGAAGAAGTCAAGTCAAGACGGAGAGCGATTCAAAGGATTTGATAGCAGCAGTTAAAATTAAAAAACAACGCGTGTCTCGAGCGACTTCCACAGAAACTCTACCTACGCAGCCTCCACCACATTTTTGGCCGATGTACAacgaaatcaagaagatgagAAGCAGGATAAAAGCACCCGTTGATGAAATGGGCTGTGCAAATGTTGCGACTACAGTCTCTGGTCTTTCCGAAGGAAAAGTGTACAGATTCCAGTGTCTTATATCGTTGATGCTCTCTTCTCAAACTAAAGATGAGGTTAACTTTCAAGTGATGAAAATTTTACAGGATTACTTCATTTCCAAAGGCTATGAACATGGTTTGTCGTTGGAGGCCATACTAGACATCGACGAACTCGTCTTGGATCAGCTAATTTATAAGGTTGGTTTTCATCGAAGAAAAGCGACATATATAAAACAAACGGCTAACATTCTTCATGAGAAATACAATGGAGAGATTCCCCGAACAATTGAGGAAATCACTTCTTTTCCTGGTGTCGGTCCAAAAATGGGATTCTTGTTGTTGCAAATAGCTTGGAATATCAACACTGGTATTGGAGTGGATACACACATGCAACGAATGGCGAAAATATTCAAGTGGGTACCTGCAAGCAAGAATATGAGTCCCGAATATGTAAGGCGATGTTTTGAGAGTATGCTTTGGGACCACAAAGAGGAATGGTCAAGAATCAATCCCATTCTAGTTGGTTTCGGTCAAGTTGTTTGTCTACCTCAGAGGCCACGATGTGATGTTTGCACTTTGTCACGGACAGGTATCTGCCCTGCAGTCGACAAAGCTTTGTTGAAAAAGGCTGATATGGACAAGCAAAATGGTATCAAGATTGATTCAAAAAGCAGAGGCGATCTTTCCAATTTGATCAAAGACATAGAAGACTTACGTTAA